From the Cupriavidus necator N-1 genome, one window contains:
- a CDS encoding 3,4-dehydroadipyl-CoA semialdehyde dehydrogenase, translated as MTELLSNYLGGKWQAGSGAGTPLFDPVLGDELVRVDATGLDLAAGFAFAREQGGAALRALTYRQRAALLADIVKVLQANRDAYYDIATANSGTVRNDSAVDIDGGIFTLGTYAKLGDTLGDRHYLLDGEAARLGKDPLFQSRHVLVPTRGVALFINAFNFPGWGLWEKAAPALLAGVPVIVKPATATAWLTQRMVRDVVEAGVLPAGALSVVCGSSAGLLDQLQPFDVVSFTGSADTAAVIRSHPAIAQRSVRVNIEADSINSAVLLPGDGPDTEAFDLLVKELVREMTVKSGQKCTAIRRVFVPGALFAQAAEAIGARLSKVTVGNPRNDAVRMGALVSRAQFNAVQEGLANLRKHAQVLHDGTQQPLVDADPAVACCIGPILLGVNDADAAAAVHDTEVFGPVATLLPYRDTAHALTLVRRGQGSLVTSLYGNDAAALGAAAVELADSHGRVHVISPDVGQLHTGHGNVMPQSLHGGPGRAGGGEELGGLRALNFYHRRSAIQASTAVLDTLA; from the coding sequence ATGACCGAATTGCTATCCAACTACCTCGGCGGCAAGTGGCAGGCCGGCAGCGGTGCCGGCACGCCCTTGTTCGATCCGGTGCTGGGCGACGAACTGGTGCGCGTGGACGCCACCGGGCTGGACCTCGCGGCCGGCTTCGCCTTTGCCCGCGAACAAGGCGGCGCTGCCCTGCGCGCGCTGACCTATCGCCAGCGCGCCGCGTTGCTGGCCGACATCGTCAAGGTGCTGCAGGCCAATCGCGATGCCTATTACGACATCGCCACGGCCAACAGCGGCACCGTCAGGAACGACTCCGCGGTCGACATCGATGGCGGCATCTTCACGCTGGGCACTTATGCAAAGCTGGGCGATACGCTCGGCGACCGGCACTACCTGCTGGATGGCGAGGCCGCGCGGCTGGGCAAGGACCCGTTGTTCCAGTCCCGGCACGTGCTGGTGCCCACGCGCGGTGTGGCGCTCTTTATCAATGCCTTCAACTTCCCGGGCTGGGGACTGTGGGAGAAGGCGGCGCCGGCATTGCTGGCCGGCGTGCCGGTGATCGTCAAACCCGCTACCGCCACCGCCTGGCTGACCCAGCGCATGGTGCGCGACGTGGTCGAGGCCGGAGTGCTGCCGGCCGGCGCATTGTCGGTGGTGTGCGGCAGCTCGGCCGGACTGCTCGACCAGTTGCAGCCGTTCGACGTGGTGTCGTTCACCGGTTCGGCCGATACGGCCGCGGTGATCCGTTCGCACCCGGCGATCGCGCAGCGCTCGGTGCGCGTGAATATCGAGGCGGACAGCATCAATTCCGCGGTGCTGTTGCCAGGCGACGGCCCGGACACCGAAGCCTTCGACCTGCTGGTCAAGGAATTGGTGCGGGAGATGACGGTCAAGTCAGGCCAGAAATGCACCGCGATCCGGCGCGTGTTCGTGCCCGGGGCGCTGTTCGCGCAAGCTGCCGAGGCCATCGGTGCGCGCCTGTCGAAAGTCACCGTGGGCAACCCGCGCAACGACGCCGTACGCATGGGCGCGCTGGTCAGCCGCGCACAGTTCAACGCCGTACAGGAAGGCCTTGCAAACCTGCGCAAGCATGCACAGGTGCTGCACGACGGCACGCAGCAGCCACTGGTCGATGCCGATCCCGCCGTAGCCTGCTGCATCGGCCCGATCTTGCTCGGCGTCAACGATGCGGACGCCGCCGCCGCGGTGCATGACACCGAAGTCTTCGGCCCCGTAGCCACCCTGCTGCCCTACCGCGATACCGCCCACGCGCTCACGCTGGTGCGCCGCGGCCAGGGCTCGCTGGTGACATCGCTCTATGGCAATGACGCTGCCGCGCTGGGCGCCGCCGCGGTGGAGCTGGCCGACAGCCACGGCCGCGTGCACGTGATCTCGCCCGACGTCGGGCAACTCCACACCGGCCACGGCAACGTGATGCCGCAATCGCTGCACGGCGGCCCCGGCCGCGCCGGCGGCGGCGAGGAACTGGGCGGCCTGCGTGCGCTGAATTTCTACCACCGCCGCAGCGCCATCCAGGCCAGCACCGCGGTGCTCGACACCCTCGCCTGA